In one window of Romboutsia hominis DNA:
- a CDS encoding HAD family hydrolase: MANIFDKYEKTQEFLICIDSDGCAMNTMEIKHRRCFAPEMIKTWNLYEKEDYILNLWYDINLYTKTRGINRFKGLAETFKIISNEGIEIDDLDSLVNWVETTNELSNKSLEREIEKTNSKALKMAYEWSLNVNKSIEQLPKGDEPFENVKEGLETLSKLVDVAVVSSANGEALDDEWNRHNFVRHLKALLGQEAGTKQYCISELKKKGYDEKKILMVGDAPGDLQAAKNNNVNFYPILVNKEGYSWKRLVNEVVPKLMNGTFDEAYQNQLIKEFNDSLK, encoded by the coding sequence ATGGCGAATATATTTGATAAGTATGAAAAGACACAAGAATTTTTAATATGTATTGACTCTGATGGATGTGCAATGAATACTATGGAAATAAAGCATAGAAGATGTTTTGCACCAGAGATGATAAAAACATGGAACTTATATGAAAAAGAAGATTATATATTAAACCTTTGGTATGACATAAATCTTTATACAAAAACTAGGGGTATAAATAGATTTAAAGGTTTAGCTGAAACCTTTAAAATCATAAGCAACGAAGGTATAGAAATAGATGACCTTGATAGCCTTGTAAATTGGGTTGAGACTACAAATGAATTATCAAACAAATCCTTAGAAAGAGAAATAGAAAAGACTAATAGTAAGGCCTTAAAAATGGCATATGAATGGTCTTTAAATGTAAACAAATCTATAGAACAATTACCAAAGGGTGATGAACCATTTGAAAATGTAAAAGAAGGATTAGAAACATTATCTAAGTTAGTAGATGTTGCAGTAGTATCATCAGCAAATGGAGAAGCTTTAGATGATGAGTGGAATAGACATAATTTTGTTAGGCATCTTAAAGCACTACTAGGGCAAGAAGCTGGAACAAAACAATATTGTATATCTGAGCTTAAGAAAAAAGGATATGATGAGAAGAAAATATTAATGGTAGGAGATGCACCAGGAGATTTACAAGCTGCTAAAAATAATAATGTAAATTTCTATCCTATATTAGTAAATAAGGAAGGTTATTCTTGGAAAAGATTAGTAAATGAAGTAGTTCCTAAATTAATGAATGGTACATTTGATGAAGCTTATCAAAATCAACTAATAAAGGAATTTAATGATTCATTAAAATAA
- a CDS encoding glycoside hydrolase family 3 protein — MLNLKSKPYNLDEQSIQWVKDTIANMTIEEKIGQLFVNMGASRDEQYLKGVLNNYHIGAVRYNPGKAEDVYDQNKILQENSKIPLLIAANTENGGNGACTDGTYVGSQVKIGATNDPKYAYEMGRVSGVEAAAIGCNWSFAPVVDINRNWRNPIISSRCYSSSAEQVLEFSLEYMRGIMESGIMPAAKHFPGDGIDERDQHLSFAPNWLSVDEWDATFGKVYGGLIDAGLPSIMAGHIALPEYVRYFNPEATIEELTMPATLSKYILTDLLRKKMGFNGVIVTDASHMVAMTSAMKRSEMLPTAIAAGSDLFLFFNDPDEDFKWMMDGYKNGIITDERLEEALTRILGLKAALGLHKKAKTEILQPKEEAMAKIGLEENKIPALEIADKAITLVKNKEDIFPISPENQKRVLLVEPKGHDGGFGKLMAMMGGKGKNAIELMKELLEAEGFVVEIYESPMEKAMKLPPEEMMKSMMDIYSGKRPISELTSKYDLIINIADIGPGTDQRIQWPMSKGTPDIPFYVNEIPTIFVSVQCPFHLADVPQVKTYINTYDNKEYTIKALVEKMLGRSEFVGVSSVDAYCGLLDTQY, encoded by the coding sequence ATGTTAAATTTAAAATCAAAACCTTATAATCTTGATGAACAATCTATACAATGGGTAAAAGACACAATTGCAAATATGACGATAGAAGAAAAAATAGGTCAACTATTTGTAAATATGGGTGCAAGCCGTGATGAACAATACTTAAAAGGTGTTTTAAATAATTATCATATAGGGGCAGTTAGATACAATCCAGGTAAAGCTGAAGATGTATATGATCAAAATAAAATATTACAAGAAAATAGTAAAATACCACTATTAATAGCTGCAAATACTGAAAATGGTGGTAATGGAGCATGTACAGATGGGACATATGTAGGAAGCCAAGTTAAGATAGGAGCAACAAATGACCCTAAATATGCTTATGAAATGGGGCGTGTTTCTGGTGTGGAAGCAGCAGCAATAGGATGTAACTGGAGCTTTGCACCAGTAGTTGATATAAATAGAAACTGGAGAAATCCAATAATATCTTCTCGTTGTTATTCATCTAGTGCAGAGCAAGTATTAGAATTTTCTTTAGAGTACATGAGAGGAATAATGGAAAGTGGTATTATGCCTGCGGCGAAGCATTTCCCTGGAGATGGAATTGATGAACGTGATCAACATTTATCATTTGCTCCAAACTGGCTTTCAGTAGACGAATGGGATGCTACATTTGGAAAGGTATACGGAGGATTAATAGATGCAGGTCTTCCATCAATAATGGCAGGACATATAGCTTTACCTGAATATGTACGTTACTTTAATCCAGAAGCAACTATTGAAGAATTAACTATGCCAGCCACATTAAGTAAATATATATTAACAGATTTATTACGTAAAAAAATGGGATTCAATGGAGTAATAGTAACAGATGCAAGCCATATGGTAGCTATGACATCGGCAATGAAGCGTAGTGAAATGTTACCAACAGCTATAGCGGCAGGTAGTGATTTATTCCTATTCTTCAATGATCCAGATGAGGACTTCAAGTGGATGATGGATGGTTATAAGAATGGAATAATAACTGATGAGCGTCTTGAAGAAGCATTAACTCGTATATTAGGATTAAAAGCTGCTTTAGGATTACATAAAAAAGCTAAAACAGAAATACTACAACCAAAAGAAGAAGCTATGGCTAAAATAGGATTAGAAGAAAATAAAATACCTGCTTTAGAAATAGCAGATAAAGCTATAACATTAGTTAAGAATAAAGAAGATATATTCCCTATATCTCCAGAAAATCAAAAACGCGTATTACTTGTAGAGCCTAAAGGTCATGACGGTGGATTTGGAAAACTAATGGCTATGATGGGTGGAAAAGGTAAAAATGCAATCGAGTTAATGAAAGAGTTATTAGAAGCAGAAGGATTTGTAGTTGAAATATATGAATCTCCAATGGAAAAAGCAATGAAGTTACCACCAGAAGAGATGATGAAATCAATGATGGATATTTACTCAGGAAAGCGTCCTATATCTGAGTTAACTAGCAAATATGATTTAATAATAAACATAGCAGATATTGGACCAGGAACAGACCAACGTATACAATGGCCAATGAGCAAAGGTACTCCTGATATACCATTTTATGTAAATGAAATACCAACAATATTTGTGTCAGTACAATGTCCATTCCATTTAGCTGATGTACCTCAAGTAAAAACTTATATAAACACTTATGATAATAAAGAATACACTATAAAAGCATTAGTTGAAAAGATGTTAGGTAGATCAGAATTTGTCGGTGTAAGCTCAGTAGATGCGTACTGTGGATTATTAGATACACAATATTAA
- a CDS encoding MFS transporter has protein sequence MEISTEKVLKQDVVKPFGLQDKIGYMLGDLGNDLFFQFVSGYLMLFYTDVLGITAGAVGTMLVIARIWDAINDPMMGTFIDRRKVGKNGKFRPYLLYAALPVTIMGFLTFTAIPGIPDNLKLVYAYITYIGFGMCYTAINIPYGSLASVMTTDPVERTSLSTFRSVGALIANLAIMIIVPKLVFSDGVATAGGFMKASAVFVVFSNLCYFGAFKLTTERVKHKVQETKEKSSFIKTVKTLLSNRALIGLMLASFGMLASMMAVNALTPYLYKDYFKAPELISLGGVIGMISSFLILPFLSPLVNKFGKKELSVGTMLIAVAANLALFLMPIKSPYVYMAINFIASIGTGFFNVLIWALVGDAIDYQEYITGKREEGIVYASYSLVRKLGQAIAGGIGGFALTFIGYKAGVATQTPEVAQGIKYIITILPFVSALISTIAMTFVYNLSKTKLAEMTKELELRRG, from the coding sequence ATGGAAATATCAACAGAAAAAGTTCTAAAGCAGGATGTAGTAAAACCTTTTGGTCTGCAAGACAAGATAGGATATATGTTAGGGGATTTAGGAAATGACTTATTCTTCCAATTTGTAAGTGGATATTTAATGCTATTCTATACAGATGTGTTAGGAATAACTGCGGGGGCAGTAGGAACTATGTTAGTAATTGCTAGAATATGGGATGCAATAAATGATCCAATGATGGGGACTTTTATAGATAGAAGAAAAGTTGGCAAAAATGGTAAATTTAGACCGTACTTATTATACGCCGCGTTGCCTGTAACGATTATGGGATTTTTAACATTTACAGCTATACCTGGTATACCAGATAACTTAAAGTTAGTATATGCATATATAACTTACATAGGTTTTGGTATGTGTTATACAGCTATAAACATACCTTATGGGTCATTGGCATCAGTAATGACAACAGACCCAGTGGAAAGAACATCTTTATCTACATTTAGATCAGTAGGTGCACTAATTGCAAATTTAGCAATAATGATTATAGTACCTAAATTAGTATTTAGTGATGGTGTAGCCACAGCAGGTGGGTTTATGAAAGCTTCGGCTGTCTTTGTAGTATTTTCTAATTTATGTTATTTTGGGGCATTTAAATTAACAACAGAGCGTGTTAAGCATAAAGTTCAAGAAACAAAAGAAAAGTCAAGTTTTATAAAAACAGTTAAAACTTTACTAAGTAATAGAGCTTTAATAGGGTTAATGTTAGCTTCATTTGGTATGTTAGCATCTATGATGGCAGTTAATGCTTTAACACCATACTTATATAAAGATTATTTTAAAGCACCAGAACTAATATCTCTTGGTGGTGTAATTGGAATGATTTCATCATTTTTAATATTACCATTCTTATCACCACTTGTTAATAAGTTTGGAAAGAAGGAGCTTTCAGTAGGAACTATGTTAATTGCTGTAGCAGCAAACTTAGCATTATTCTTAATGCCTATAAAAAGTCCATATGTGTATATGGCTATAAACTTTATAGCATCTATAGGAACTGGATTCTTCAATGTATTAATTTGGGCATTAGTAGGTGATGCAATAGATTATCAAGAATATATAACTGGTAAGAGAGAAGAAGGTATTGTTTATGCATCTTACTCTTTAGTTAGAAAGCTAGGTCAAGCTATAGCTGGTGGAATAGGTGGATTTGCGCTTACTTTCATTGGATACAAAGCAGGGGTAGCAACACAAACACCAGAAGTTGCTCAAGGGATAAAATACATAATAACAATACTACCTTTCGTATCAGCTTTAATTTCAACTATAGCTATGACATTTGTGTATAACTTATCAAAAACTAAATTAGCAGAAATGACAAAGGAGTTAGAACTTAGAAGGGGATAA
- a CDS encoding 1-deoxy-D-xylulose-5-phosphate synthase — protein MILNVLNKIDEPKDLKGLCSNDLKVLADEIREILIKKVSTTGGHFGPNLGMVEATIALHYVFNSPIDKIVYDVSHQSYTHKILTGRKNAFINPDKYNSVTGYTSPQESEHDFFTIGHTSTSVSLACGLAKARDLKGGNENIIAVIGDGSLSGGQAYEGLNNAAASGKNIIIVVNDNDMSIAENHGGLYQNLALLRNTNGKSENNFFKALGFDYHYIKDGNNIESLIKTFSKVKDTNHPVVVHMHTIKGKGYKDSEENKEAFHWVMPFDLETKEPRFKSTGESYSEVAGEFLSQKARKDSSIVAITAATPGPVGLGSFRHEFKDQFIDVGIAEEHAIALASGIASQGGKPVASFVSSFIQRTYDQLSQDLAINNNPALIMVYWGGITDSDVTHLGLFDIPLISNIPNIVYLAPTNKEEYIAMMEWGIEQDRHPVAIRVPNMEVVSTGVKVEPNFDNLNTYEKVKEGSEVAIIGLGSFYHLGNRVQEMLKESTGINATLINPRFISGIDEKLLTELLDNHRLVVTLEDGILDGGFGEKISRFYGDKDMKVLNFGASKEFTDSVSLKELYERYHLTEELIISDIKDALK, from the coding sequence ATGATATTAAATGTTTTAAATAAAATTGATGAACCAAAAGATTTAAAAGGACTTTGTAGTAATGACTTAAAAGTATTAGCTGACGAAATAAGGGAAATTTTAATAAAAAAAGTAAGTACAACAGGTGGCCACTTTGGTCCTAATTTAGGGATGGTTGAAGCAACTATAGCACTACACTATGTGTTTAATTCACCTATAGATAAGATAGTTTATGATGTTTCTCATCAATCATATACACATAAAATTTTGACGGGAAGAAAAAATGCATTTATAAATCCTGATAAATACAACAGTGTTACAGGATATACTTCACCTCAAGAAAGTGAACATGACTTCTTTACAATCGGACATACATCAACTTCAGTTAGTTTAGCATGTGGATTAGCAAAGGCTCGTGATTTAAAAGGTGGTAATGAAAATATTATAGCAGTTATAGGTGATGGTTCTTTAAGTGGTGGGCAAGCTTACGAAGGATTAAATAATGCAGCAGCATCAGGAAAAAATATAATAATAGTAGTTAATGATAATGATATGTCTATAGCTGAAAACCACGGAGGTCTTTATCAAAACTTAGCTTTACTTCGTAACACTAATGGAAAATCAGAAAATAACTTCTTTAAAGCATTAGGATTTGATTATCATTATATTAAGGATGGAAATAATATTGAGTCTTTAATTAAAACATTCTCAAAAGTTAAAGACACAAATCATCCAGTGGTAGTTCATATGCATACTATCAAAGGAAAGGGATATAAAGATTCAGAGGAAAATAAAGAAGCTTTCCATTGGGTAATGCCATTTGATTTGGAAACAAAAGAACCAAGATTTAAAAGTACAGGTGAATCTTATTCAGAGGTTGCAGGCGAATTTTTATCACAAAAGGCAAGAAAAGATAGTAGTATCGTAGCAATAACAGCTGCAACTCCTGGGCCAGTTGGTTTAGGTTCATTTAGACATGAATTTAAAGATCAATTTATAGATGTTGGAATAGCTGAGGAACATGCAATAGCACTTGCATCAGGTATAGCATCACAAGGTGGTAAACCCGTTGCATCTTTTGTTAGTTCATTTATACAAAGAACTTATGACCAATTATCTCAAGATCTTGCTATAAATAATAATCCTGCACTTATCATGGTTTATTGGGGAGGAATAACAGATAGTGATGTAACACATCTTGGATTATTTGATATACCGCTTATATCTAATATACCAAACATAGTATATCTTGCACCAACTAATAAAGAAGAATATATTGCAATGATGGAGTGGGGAATAGAGCAAGATAGACATCCAGTTGCAATACGTGTTCCTAATATGGAGGTAGTGTCAACAGGTGTTAAGGTAGAACCTAATTTTGATAACTTAAACACTTATGAAAAAGTTAAAGAAGGAAGTGAAGTAGCAATTATTGGACTTGGCTCATTCTACCATTTAGGAAATAGGGTACAAGAGATGCTAAAAGAATCAACAGGAATAAATGCTACATTAATAAATCCTAGATTCATAAGTGGAATAGATGAAAAATTATTAACTGAGCTATTGGATAACCATAGATTAGTAGTAACATTAGAAGATGGAATACTTGACGGTGGATTTGGTGAAAAGATATCGAGATTCTATGGGGATAAAGATATGAAAGTATTAAACTTTGGAGCATCAAAAGAATTTACAGATAGTGTATCATTAAAAGAATTATATGAGCGTTATCACCTAACTGAAGAGTTAATAATTTCAGATATAAAGGATGCTCTTAAATAA
- a CDS encoding MerR family transcriptional regulator, with protein MSYTIKEVAQKYNLSPHTLRYYEKEGLLPFIERNEQGNRIFKDTDLEWLNLICCLRNTHMPISKIKEYVNLCIEGPDTICQREDILLKHKKYIEDEIKNFNSSLKIVNNKINFYIKEQKSNICK; from the coding sequence ATGTCATATACTATTAAAGAAGTAGCACAAAAATATAACTTGTCACCTCATACACTTCGATACTATGAAAAAGAAGGGTTACTCCCTTTTATTGAACGTAATGAACAAGGCAATAGAATATTTAAAGATACAGATTTGGAGTGGCTTAATCTAATATGCTGTTTAAGAAATACTCATATGCCTATTTCTAAAATTAAAGAATATGTTAATTTATGTATAGAAGGTCCAGATACCATATGCCAACGTGAAGATATACTTTTAAAACATAAAAAATATATCGAAGATGAGATAAAAAATTTTAATTCTTCTCTTAAAATTGTCAATAATAAGATAAACTTTTATATTAAAGAACAAAAATCTAACATATGTAAATAA
- a CDS encoding helix-turn-helix domain-containing protein — protein MDCKKVGKLIYELRKEKNMTQKQVAELMNISDKTISKWERGLGCPDISLLLKLSDIFGVSIEGILSGEINLNELEGGNMKNIRFYICDKCGNLITTTGEASISCCGKKIEPSIAKKAEDGHRLNVENIENELFITSEHEMKKEHYISFVAHVKGDRVQIVKQYPEWNMQFRLNQNGRGKLYFYCKEHGLFYQIV, from the coding sequence ATGGATTGTAAGAAAGTTGGCAAATTAATATATGAACTAAGAAAAGAAAAAAACATGACACAAAAACAAGTTGCCGAATTAATGAATATAAGTGATAAAACAATAAGTAAATGGGAGCGAGGATTAGGTTGCCCTGACATTTCTTTACTTTTAAAATTATCAGATATATTTGGTGTAAGTATAGAAGGGATTCTATCAGGAGAAATAAATTTAAATGAATTAGAGGGAGGAAATATGAAAAATATAAGATTTTATATATGTGATAAATGTGGAAATTTAATAACAACAACAGGTGAAGCATCTATATCTTGTTGTGGTAAGAAAATAGAACCATCAATTGCAAAAAAAGCAGAAGATGGACATAGACTTAATGTAGAAAATATAGAAAATGAGTTATTTATTACATCAGAACATGAAATGAAGAAGGAACATTATATTTCTTTTGTAGCACATGTAAAAGGAGATAGAGTTCAGATTGTAAAACAATATCCAGAGTGGAATATGCAGTTTAGGTTAAATCAAAATGGACGTGGTAAATTATATTTTTATTGTAAAGAACACGGACTATTTTATCAAATAGTATAG